Genomic window (Candidatus Krumholzibacteriota bacterium):
AAAAGATCATCTCTCGGGCAGATGCAGCTGATCGAACTGGCAGAGAAGAATCTCACCATGTTCATCGAAAAATTTGATGGAACTGTCGCTTCGGGCAGCGCCCGGGTCGTTCTGGGGCAGATATTCAGCGGGACCGGAAGGGAGAAGGAAGCGGTAGAACACCTCGTCAGATACCTTGCCGCGCCGTTCGAAAAACAGCCGGTGGAAGAGGGCGTGGCAAGGCAGATCCTTGCTACCGCCTATATGTCGATGAATAAATTCGATGAGGCGGAGGAACAGTTGAAGGCGATCATCGATCCGGCAAGCGGAGCCGATCCCAGAACGAAGCAGATGGCAAACGCGACTCTTCCAAAGATGGAGATCCTCAGGAAGCTGAAGATCGGCAACAAGGCGATCGATTTTTCAGTTACTGCCGCTGACGGAAAAAAACTTGATCTGCAGCAGTACAGGGGAAAAGTAGTCCTTATAGATTTCTGGGCTTCCTGGTGCGCGCCGTGCAGGGCGGAGATGCCGACGGTCAAAAAGGTATACAGCGAGAACAAGGGGAAGGGTTTCGATATTATTGGGATCTCAATGGATGACAGCAGGGAAAAGTTCGACAGTTACGTCAAGGAACAGCAGATCGAATGGCGGCAGGTCTTTGACGGAAAAGGGTGGCAGGCCGAGTTGGGATTAAAATACGCGGTCGGTTCGATCCCTTCGACTTTTCTTGTCGATCGCGCCGGAGTGATCAGGTATAAGAATCTCCGCGGGAATGAACTCGGGGAAGCGGTCGCCGAACTGCTTGCCGAGTAGAGCTGCGAAAAAATCCGATCGGAGCAGGGCCGGACGAGCTGAAATTACGCTTCTCCGGCCCTTTTATTTTCGCAGCAGCGTTTCTGTCAGTACTGGCAGGGCAAAAAGCTGACAGCAAAGAAATATTTTAAAAAAACCGAGAAAAAAAGGTTGACATTCGTTTAATATTTATGAAATTATGTGCGCTGTTCTCAAGTTGGAGCCACGCCGTTTCACGGCGGTAACTTTTAAAAACAGAGAAGAATTAAATGAGATTCATTGATTCGACTGATTTTGAGAGGCTTTTAAAAAAGCTCTCTGCAGAGGGGGAGCTTGTTGTTCCTGTCAGGGAAGAAGATACAGGAAAAATCCATATACAGAGAGTAGAAGCATTTCCGCTTCCGGCAGGCACCGCTTTCGATGGATTCAGATCTGTCGAAAGCCTTAAAGGGTTCGCGCAACACCTCAGGTCTGTTGTCGCCAGGTATCCTTCCGAAGATATGGATCAGATGGAAGCCGAAGAATCGTTCCCGGTATTCGTGATCGTCGGTGCCAGGGGATGCGACCTCAAAGCTATGGAACTTGTCGACAGCGTCCAGGTGGAAGGCGATTATACAGACCCATTCTACAAGATCAGAAGGGACAGGATGCTGGTAATAGCCTCAGACTGCACGGAGTGCGGCGAGAGCTGTTTCTGTACTCTGACCGGATCCAACCCATGGCCCGAAAAAGGTTATGACCTTACTATCTCGAAAGTCGGAAGCGGATACCTCGTAGAGGAAGGTTCGGAAAGAGGAGCGGCGATCCTGTCGGAAAACAGCGAGCTCTTTTCAGAACCGAGGGAAGGGCAGGAAAAGGCAAGGGTCGAAAACCGCGAAAAGGTCCTCGCGCAGCTGAAGTCAAACAACAAGGATTACCCGGCATCGGCCGAGATGACCGAAAAGCTCCGGGGGGTACTGAACGACGAGCTCTGGAACGAAGAGTCGGCAAGATGCGTGGAGTGCGGCGCGTGCACCAACATATGTCCGACCTGTTATTGTTTTCTCCTCTTCGACCAGCAGGACGGGGAGCAGTTCAAAAGAGTGATGTCATGGGATTCCTGCCAGGTAACAGGTTATGCCAGGATGGCGGGCATGGGTACTCCAAGGCCCCGCCTTTCTGACAGGGTCAAGCACAGGCTTTACCATAAATATGATTATCTGGTCCTCAGCCATAACGCGGTCTTTTGCACCGGCTGCGGCAGATGTATCGACGCGTGCTCGGCAAGCATAGATATGCGCGATGTGTTCCGTAAAGTAAAAACGAAAGCAACCAGATAAGGGAGCGAAAGGGTATGGAAAACCCGTATTATCCCATAGATACTGTCCTGGAAGACGTGATTACCGAGACTCCGACGATCAGGACTTTCTGCCTGAAGCCAGCCAGGCCGGTTAAATTCAAGGCCGGGCAGTTCATGCAGCTTACAGTTCCCGGTGTCGGAGAAGCGCCATTCACCCCGAGCAGCGACCCGAATATCGAAGACAGGATGGAGATCACCATCCTCAGGACCGGTAAGGTCACCGAGGCGCTTCATGAGCTTAAGCCTGGAGCCAGACTCGGCCTGAGAGGTCCTTTCGGCAAGGGGTACCCGCTTGAAAAGCTCGGCGGCAAGGATGTCCT
Coding sequences:
- a CDS encoding redoxin domain-containing protein gives rise to the protein MKTKRILAAFLVALAIMPAFAAGQDREEEARNQYAAMMQEFEQKRSSLGQMQLIELAEKNLTMFIEKFDGTVASGSARVVLGQIFSGTGREKEAVEHLVRYLAAPFEKQPVEEGVARQILATAYMSMNKFDEAEEQLKAIIDPASGADPRTKQMANATLPKMEILRKLKIGNKAIDFSVTAADGKKLDLQQYRGKVVLIDFWASWCAPCRAEMPTVKKVYSENKGKGFDIIGISMDDSREKFDSYVKEQQIEWRQVFDGKGWQAELGLKYAVGSIPSTFLVDRAGVIRYKNLRGNELGEAVAELLAE
- a CDS encoding 4Fe-4S dicluster domain-containing protein — translated: MRFIDSTDFERLLKKLSAEGELVVPVREEDTGKIHIQRVEAFPLPAGTAFDGFRSVESLKGFAQHLRSVVARYPSEDMDQMEAEESFPVFVIVGARGCDLKAMELVDSVQVEGDYTDPFYKIRRDRMLVIASDCTECGESCFCTLTGSNPWPEKGYDLTISKVGSGYLVEEGSERGAAILSENSELFSEPREGQEKARVENREKVLAQLKSNNKDYPASAEMTEKLRGVLNDELWNEESARCVECGACTNICPTCYCFLLFDQQDGEQFKRVMSWDSCQVTGYARMAGMGTPRPRLSDRVKHRLYHKYDYLVLSHNAVFCTGCGRCIDACSASIDMRDVFRKVKTKATR